Genomic DNA from Vibrio vulnificus CMCP6:
TTACCCTTGCGCTCTCTGGCCTCAACTGCATGGGTTGTGCTCGTAAGGTCGAGAAAGCACTGCATGCCGATCACAGTGTCACGATTCAAGCGCTGTCTCCCAAAGAAATCAGCTTAGAGACCCCGTCCACTCTGGCCGAGATTGCTGAGACGATAGAAAAGCTTGGTTATCATGCTGGCCATGATTATCACTTCCAGCTTCAAGGGCTTAACTGTGGTCGCTGCGTCAATAAAGTGAACACCTTACTCAGTGAGCACAGCGAGGTGATTCGCTTCACCGTGAGTAAAACAGAACTTGCTATCACCACCTGCTTGAGTGAACAAGCGGTCATTGAGCTTATTGCTTCTATTGGCTACCAAGCCCTACCTGGGGATGCCGCAACAACAGAGGTAGCGCAAGCGAGCGCAGTGACTTCTTTACCATTGCCGCAAAGTGCCCCCCCACTCGACGCTGACTCCTCTCTCTCAGAAGCGATCACCTCACCGGAACTTCAGGAAAGCATACCGTTACTGATTCAAGGCATGACCTGTGCAAGTTGCGTTTCGTCAGTCGAAAAAGCGCTGCTTTCTGTCGAAGGAATTGACAAAGCGCAAGTCAATCTTGCAGAGCAAAGCGCACTCGTGTTTACACGCTCAAGCAGAGCGGATTTAACAGAAGCATTGCTTGCCGCCGTCAAACAATCAGGTTATCAAGCGGAAGTGGTGCTCGACGCTGAACTGACACAACAAAAGCAAAGTGAACAGATGATGCAAGCGCAGCGAAAACACAAAGTCAGCGCTTTCGCAGGAATAGCCCTTGGTGCGCCACTGATGTTGTGGGGGGTATTAGGTGGCAGCATGAGTATCGAAAACACTCAAGATCAGATCGCATGGGGAATTGTCGGCTTAGTCTGCCTATTGTTGCTTGCTACCGCGGGAAAAAGTTTCTTTACTAATGCGTGGCAAGCATTAACGCACAAACGCGCCACTATGGATACGCTGGTTGCATTGGGGACTGGAACGGCTTGGCTCTACTCGATGTTGGTGGTTTTATTTCCGAGTTGGTTTCCGCAAGCCTCACGCCACGTTTATTTTGAAGCCAGTGCGATGATTGTCGGCTTGATTTCACTAGGACACTATATCGAAGCGAAAGCCAAAGCGCGTACAACTCAATCACTGCAATCACTGATCAACCTTCAGCCTCAAACCGCAAGTTTGATCACCAACCAAGGCGAGCAAACCATCGCCGTTAAACAGATTCAATTGGGGATGAAACTGCGCATCAAGCCGGGAGAAAAAATCCCCGTTGATGGTTTGGTGATTTCTGGCGAGTCGTATCTCGACGAATCCATGCTCACAGGTGAACCCGTTCCGGTTTTCAAACAAGCGCAAGACAACGTTTCTGCTGGCACTCTAAATAATGACGGCAGCTTAATTATTCAAGCAACTGGGATCGGTGCTGATACCATGCTGGCTCGTATTATCCGTATGGTGCGTCAGGCGCAAAGCAGTAAGCCCGCTATCGCCAAACTGGCGGATCAGATTTCATCGGTCTTCGTGCCTGTTGTCGTGGCCATTGCCCTTTTCTCTGCGGCAATTTGGTTTTTCGTTGGCCCTGAGCCAAAAGCCAGTTACATGTTAGTGGTCACCACCACCGTACTGATCATCGCGTGCCCCTGCGCACTCGGCCTTGCGACCCCATTGTCGGTGACGGTGGGGGTTGGTAAAGCGGCTGAAATGGGCATTTTGATCCGAGATGCAGATGTGCTGCAATCGGCCAGCAAAATCGACACCGTGGTATTCGACAAAACCGGCACCTTGACCCAAGGGGCACCCAAAGTCCAAGCGCTTTATGCCTTTGACTACGATCAGCAGCATTTACGTTCACTGCTGTTGAGTGCCGAACAGCAATCAGAGCATCCACTCGCCAAAGCGATTGTGGCAGACGCCCTACACCACAAAGCACCAGAGCTTGAGGTAAACCAGTTTGAAAATATGCGAGGCAAAGGGGTTAGTGCCGTCATTGCGGGGGATGAACTGTTGGTGGTGTCATTAAATCACTTACAAGCACAGCAATTTGATTTGAGTGTCGCCACTGAGGCGATTGACGAATGTGCGCAAAACGCGTGGACGCCAGTCGCTGCCGTGCTTAACCAGCGTTTAATCGGCATGATCGCCATTTCAGACCCAATCAAGAGCGATTCTAAACAAGCTATCCAAGCCTTGAAGAGAGAAGGCATCCACACCGTAATGCTAACAGGTGACAACCAAAGCGTGGCCAATGCCATTGCTCAAGAGTTGGGTATCGATGAAGTCATCGCGCAAGTGCTGCCTGATGAGAAAGCGAGCCATATTGAACGCCTTCAATTGCAAGGTCGCAAAGTCGCCATGGTCGGTGACGGCATTAATGACGCGCCAGCTCTAGCCTTGGCCGATATTGGCATTGCGATGGGCAGTGGCAGCGATGTGGCGATTGAAAGCGCACAGATGACGCTGCTCAACTCATCACCACTTGCCGTTCTCAACGCCATTGAACTGTCCAAAGCGACGGTGAAAAACATGAAGCAAAATCTCTTTGGTGCCTTTATTTACAACTCTTTGGGTATTCCGGTGGCAGCTGGCGTACTGTATCCTGTATCCGGTTTTCTTTTGAGTCCTGTGGTGGCTGGTGCAGCCATGGCACTCTCTTCCATTACCGTGGTCAGCAACGCCAATCGACTACGCTTATTTAAAACGACAACACGCTCTTAGGGGTCACTATGAAACTAAAAACACTTACTCTTATGCTGCTGACAGGTCTGTCAGCAAATGTTTTGGCAGCGGATGTCATCAACCATAAATCGCCATACTGTGGATGCTGTGGCGAATGGACCAAACACATGGAAGAGAATGGTTTCACCGTTAAAGAAGAGCTTCATGAAGACATGAACACCGTCAAACAGAAACTCGGTTTGAAGAACGATCAGCTTTACTCTTGTCACACGGCAGAAATCAATGGCTTCGTTTTTGAAGGGCATATTCCTGCAGAAGACATCAAAGCGTTCTTAGAAAATCCACCACGCAATGCGAAAGGCCTTGCGGTTCCGGGCATGCCAATGGGCTCTCCGGGCATGGAGTATGGTGATAAAAAAGACAGCTACTCTGTGTATGCCTTTAACGAACAAGGTCAAGTGTTTGAGTATCGCCGCCATGAAGGCAATCAAAAATAGCGATTGAACAATAAAGAGAAAAACCCAGCTGAGCTGGGTTTTTCTTTCTTTACGCGCTAAGCATTACTTCACACTTGTTACTCGGCTTGCTTTCTCGCCTGTCGCAGACACAGAACGGATAAAGACTTCACCTTCTACGGTTGGACGAGCATCATCCGCGTACGTCAGCCAGTTTTTGCCGTCTAGCGAGTATTGAAGCGTGACGCCAGGGAACTGAACGTTCATAGCTAGCTTACCCCCTTCGACTTTCGCACCCGGTACAGGTAGGCGGTAGTCGATGCCTGATTTTTCCAGTTTCGCCAGTTCACGTTGACCAAGTACGTTGGCAAAGCGGTTGTAGTCTAGGTTTAGTGCTGCTTTGTCTACTAGGTTAGAGTTTTGCGAGTATTCAACACCCACTTTGTAGTCGTTTTCCCAATCCGCTCGGTGCCATGCACGCTCAGCGGCTGCCAGTACGCGAGGGAATACCATGTACTCATATTGCTCATCGTTACGCACGGTTTCAGACCAAAGCTGTGCTGATAGACCGTAGAAAGGTTTCGCTTCGATTTCACCTTTACCCGTAAAGCCATTGCCGTCACGGTCTAGAGAGGTTTCTGCGTTTTGCGGCATGTTCTCTGGCGCAAAGCCGAACATCTTACGCGTATCCGTTGCACGTGTTGCCCAGTAGTAACCACGCTCTTTCGGGTCTACTTCGTATGGCATATCCATGTAGACGTAATCTGGGTTAGAAACGATCACGTCGTAACCTTTCTTAGACCACTCGTACACTGATGAAGTACCGCCCCAGTACAGAACGTCCCAGAAGTTTACGCGAGTATTTTCTGTTGCGAACGCGTTCTCACCTTCACTGTACTTCAAGCCATCTTGCCATGCTTGGAAGTTTGAAATGCCCTTCTCAGCCACGATCTTCGACACTTGCTCAGCAAAGTGACTTGGCAGATGACCGAAGTCACTGACTGTGCCATCGGTAATGAGCGTCTGACATTGTGGCGACTGGGCAAATGGCTTGTCTTGCTTAGACAGGTCAATCGTGCCTTTCCAGCTAACTTTGTCTTGCGCGTTAACGTCTTGGAAACCAGCACCTAGCTTAATGTTCTTCGCTTCGTCACCACCGAAGTGCCATGTTGTTAGCGGTGCGCCCGCTTCTAGGTGCATGGCTGCCACTTCTGAAATCACCTTATCAACAAAGCGAGTTGAAGACTCCATACATGGGTTGATAAAGCTTTGCTTATCGTAGAACTGAACCGTCGTCACGTTCGATGTATCTTGAGGATCCATCAGGCGGAACTCGTTCGCTTGTGCTTCTTTTCCTTCGGCCATGAGACGATCGTAACGTGCCTCCATCGATACCACTGCGGCACGAGCGTGGGCTGGCATATCGATTTCTGGAATCACTTCAATGTTACGTGCTTTGGCGTACTTCAAAATTTCCACGTAGTCTGCTTTGCTGAAGTAGCCAGAACCAAAGTTGTCTGACGTTGAACCCGAGCCAAGCTGAGGCAATAAACAGCTTTTCTCTTCAATGTCGAAACAACGATTAGCACCCACTTCGGTCAGCTCAGGCAGACCCGGGATTTCTAAACGCCAGCCTTCATCGTCCGTTAAGTGAAGGTGTAGTTTGTTCATCTTGTACGCTGCCATTTGGTCTAGCGTGGCAAGAATGGCGTCTTTAGAGTGGAAGTTACGAGCCACATCCACCATCACGCCACGGTAATCAAAACGAGGCGCGTCTTTGATCGACAGTTGTGGTAGAGAATCCGCATTTTGGCTATCTATCAGGCCAAAGATAGATTGCACTGCGTAGAAAGCACCGGCTTGGTCAAACGCTTTAATCGCAATACCGCCGCCTTGAATGCTCATCTCGTAAGCACCCGATTTTGCTAACTCACCGGTGAAGTCCGCAGGAACAACCGTGATGCTAACCGGAACATCACCGCGAACATTCACACCAACCACTTCTGCACGTTCTTGAATTGCTGCAAATTGAGCTGCATCGAATGCGTCTTTAGGCAGCGCAATACCCGCCGCGATATCAACAGTGCCCTTGCCTGCTTCCACAAACAGTGGCGTCGGTAGCAGCGTAGTTGATACATCTTGTTTTGCTAGGTCTTCGTTCTTCTCGAAGCGAGACACAGCACTCGCGAATACGTTGTTGTCATCTGGCGTACGTTTTAGGTTGTTACCTTCAAGACCGGCCACGAAAGATGCCACATCTTCGGTGTTTAGAGAGGCAATCATCTTTGGCTCTGCGTTTGGCGCAGTGACGAAAGCACCTGGCATGAAATCGGTTTCAAACAACGTCCAGTATTCACCAATCAGAGGCAGTACGACTTCTTCACCCGCGGCAAAACCATCAAATTTATCCGTCGGTTCTAATTTGTGTAGGTCACCCGTGACACGAGAAATTTTAAATTGGTCATTTTCCACATCTAAAATCAGACGGATGCTGTGAAAGTAAATGGCCCAATCTTTGGCATTGACGGCATCACCTTGATTCACCAGCGTCATATTCACTCGGTTACAAGAAGCCCATTCAGCCCCCATATCACCACAGGCGAGCCCCTCGTTCGCGCCATGATTTGTCATAACTTGGTATTGAATGTCCAAATTATCCGCTAATGAATTGACGACACGTTGCTCATCACTTTGTAATGTAGAGCAACCCGCCAAAGAGGCGATAACCGACGCAGCAATTAAAGTTTGTTTCAACATCTTACTTACCCTAAAACTTAGAAAACCAATCCAGCCAAAACGGCTGTTACTTACCAATGCACTCAACATACAGCGAGTTTTTTCTAAGCGTAAAATTAATAAGCAGGAGAAGTGATCTACTTCAAACTGCGATCGAAAATGGAAAATATAAAAACTTAAATTTCAATAAGTTACAATGAACGTTAAATTCGTAATTTCATTTTTGACGAGTTTTTATCAAATACAGATCACAAAAACATCAACACAATGGACACTATTGAAAGAAATTTCCCACAATGGCGACGTGCTTTAAAATTCAAATCATCAGAATTTGACGTTGAAATTGAGTATTTGATCGCACTTTTAGCTCCGTTAACGCTCGTCATTTTTATCAAATCAACAAATTTGCCGGAACATTTTTCAGGGAGTAAAACATGCTCAAGCTCGTTACCCTTATTATTGCGATTGCCACTCTCGTTCCCACGGTACTTGCCGAACCATTAGTGTGGAAAGCCACCAAAGGTAAAACGGAATTCAGGATATTAGGCTCGATTCATGTAGGAAGCGATGCACTGTACCCGCTACCCAATGAGATAGAAAACACCATCGCTAACAGCCAAGCTCTCATTGTGGAGGCCGATTTATCGCAATTGAATCAAGTGACTTATCCACCTCAACGCTATGTCAGCCAGCAAGTCCTCACCGATGAACAGAAACAGCAGCTGCAACAAATCGCCAATGAGCTCGGCTTGCCCTATCAGCAATTGATGCTTGCTCCGCCGTGGGCAAGTGCCTTAACCATCCAAATGGCTCAAGTACAAAAACTGGGGTACCACTCAGAACTTGGCGTGGATACTTATCTCATTCAAAAAGCACGTCAACATGGTGTCCCTCTTCATCCGTTGGAAAGTGCGCAATTTCAAATCGATCTACTCACCAAAACACCTCAAGATGGCAAAGAATTGCTGACTAGTGCGCTGTCAGAGTTTAGTGAAAGTGAGCAGTTACTCTCTTGTTTGGTTGAGAGCTGGCAAAAAGGCGACAAACAAAAATTGGTGGAGTTCGCTAACCTGTCAGAGATCTCCCCTGAGTTGGAAAAAGCCATGCTGACGGATAGAAATCACGATTGGGTCCAAAAGCTCTCTCAACTTGCTCAAGAGGAGCCAGGGCATTATGCGGTGGTGGTCGGTGCGTTGCATCTGGTAGGCAAAGAGAATCTCATTGCACTGCTCGAGCAATCCGGTTTTAAAACCGAGCAACTGACCCAAAGCCAGCCTGCGCAATGCCATTTCTAATTTTGGCCACCTCATAAAAGGTTCGACATCAGCAAACAAACTTTGCCTCACCCCAAAACGACGAAAGCCTGCTATAAAAGCAGGCTTTCTAAAAGTGGCCGGTGAAGAGCCATATTCTAACGTCAAGCGAACCCCACGAGGTTCGACATCAGCAAACAAACTTAGCCTCACCCCAAAAACGATGAAAGCCTGCTATAAAGCACGCTTTCTAAAAGTGGCCGGTGAAGAGCCATATTCTAACGTCAGGCGAACCCCACGAGGTTCGGCATCAGCAAACAAACTTTGCCTCACCCCAAAACGATGAAAGCCTGCTATAAAAGCAGGCTTTCTTAAAGTGGTCGGTGAAGAGGGATTCGAACCCCCGACCCTCTGGTCCCAAACCAGATGCGCTACCAAGCTGCGCTATTCACCGAGATGTTTTACAGAAGCTTTGTTCCGTCAACGGATGCGTATATTACGGATTCTGGCTGACGACGCAAGAGCTAAGCGCAGTTTTTTTGTAATAATTTATCCGTTTGCTTATTCCGCCACCAGTAGCACATAAAATGTGAGCAGAAACACACCAATAAAAACATGTCGTTAACTTATGCAACACAATTGATCCAGATCAGTGTGCAAAATAGCACCAGCTTTTAACTTTACCCTGTCTTCACACTTTGGAGGAAACCATGGACTTTTGGCTCGATTTGCTATTCGGTAATGCGGTAGGACTTTCTTCAATGATTGTCATATTTGGTGCACTAGGTCTAATGCTGTTTTACGGCGGTTTCATCGTTTACAAGGTCATGAATGACAAATCTCCTCACTAGATATCGCCAAGCTCTATAATCTTTTATAGAAACGCTTTGCACCGGAATGGGTTTTCTGCCTGTTCCGGTTTTTTATTCTCTGGATTGATCGTTTTCCCCCAACCGTTGGTATACTCCTGCAACCATTAATCAAGCTTTGAGATGCCGTTATGTCTCACGACGATGATTTCGAACTTTTCCAACAAATGATGGGGGATGTAAAGCCCATCACTCATGACACTGCTGAGCACAAGAAAAAACACCAAGTCAGTGAATCCCAATTGGCGCGGCGCGAAGCGGCGATTTGGCTCACCGAGGATAATCCGGAGCACCTCAGCCTTGATCACGCAGAAATGCTCAAACCTGATGACATGGTGGAGTTTAAAAGAGACGGCGTACAAGAGGGTGTCTATCGTAAGTTGCGTTTAGGCAAGTACCCCATTCAAGCCAGGCTAGACCTGCATAAGAAATCGCTCAAAGAAGCACGGGATGAACTTGTTCGCTTCCTTAAACAATGCATGAAAATGGACATTCGCACCGTCGTGATCGCTCATGGTCGAGGCGAGTTATCCGATCCCCCCGCCAAGATGAAGAGTTTTGTCACGACGTGGTTAATGCAGATTAAAGAAGTGCAATGTTGCCACAGTGCGCAACGTTTTCATGGTGGAACTGGCGCTCTCTATGTTTTGTTGCAGAAAAGTGCCGACAAAAAACTCGAGAATCGAGAACGTCATCAAAAACGCTTAGGCTAACATTTATTCAGTGCTAGAATGCACGCCCCAATTTCCCTTACAACCAGTAAGGGACTGAACAATACAACGCCGTTGTGAAACGTTAAGAGAGAACAACATGTCCCAAGATAACGCTAAACGCCTTAATAAATACATCAGTGAAACTGGTTTTTGCTCACGCCGCGAAGCCGATAAACTTATCGAGCAAGGTCGCGTCACCATCAATGGCAAACAGCCAGAAATGGGCACCAAGGTCTTGCCTGGTGACGACGTTTGTGTCGATGGAAAGCCTGTCGCTGCAAAGGAAAAACCGGTCTACATCGCACTGAATAAACCCACTGGCATTACCTGCACTACTGAACGCGACATTCCGGGCAATATCGTTGATTTTATTGGGCATAAGAAGCGCATTTTCCCAATTGGTCGATTGGACAAACCTTCAGACGGTCTGATTTTCCTAACCAATGATGGGGATATTGTTAATAAGATTCTCCGTGCGGGTAACCACCACGAAAAAGAGTATGTGGTGCGAGTGGATAAACCCATTACGCCTGAATTTATTAAAGCAATGTCGAGCGGTGTGAATATTCTCGATACCGTAACCTTGCCGTGCAAAGTCACACAGGAAACCA
This window encodes:
- the smrA gene encoding DNA endonuclease SmrA, whose protein sequence is MSHDDDFELFQQMMGDVKPITHDTAEHKKKHQVSESQLARREAAIWLTEDNPEHLSLDHAEMLKPDDMVEFKRDGVQEGVYRKLRLGKYPIQARLDLHKKSLKEARDELVRFLKQCMKMDIRTVVIAHGRGELSDPPAKMKSFVTTWLMQIKEVQCCHSAQRFHGGTGALYVLLQKSADKKLENRERHQKRLG
- a CDS encoding TraB/GumN family protein, which produces MLKLVTLIIAIATLVPTVLAEPLVWKATKGKTEFRILGSIHVGSDALYPLPNEIENTIANSQALIVEADLSQLNQVTYPPQRYVSQQVLTDEQKQQLQQIANELGLPYQQLMLAPPWASALTIQMAQVQKLGYHSELGVDTYLIQKARQHGVPLHPLESAQFQIDLLTKTPQDGKELLTSALSEFSESEQLLSCLVESWQKGDKQKLVEFANLSEISPELEKAMLTDRNHDWVQKLSQLAQEEPGHYAVVVGALHLVGKENLIALLEQSGFKTEQLTQSQPAQCHF
- a CDS encoding DUF3149 domain-containing protein, whose translation is MDFWLDLLFGNAVGLSSMIVIFGALGLMLFYGGFIVYKVMNDKSPH
- a CDS encoding DUF411 domain-containing protein, translating into MKLKTLTLMLLTGLSANVLAADVINHKSPYCGCCGEWTKHMEENGFTVKEELHEDMNTVKQKLGLKNDQLYSCHTAEINGFVFEGHIPAEDIKAFLENPPRNAKGLAVPGMPMGSPGMEYGDKKDSYSVYAFNEQGQVFEYRRHEGNQK
- a CDS encoding cation transporter, encoding MNQFTLALSGLNCMGCARKVEKALHADHSVTIQALSPKEISLETPSTLAEIAETIEKLGYHAGHDYHFQLQGLNCGRCVNKVNTLLSEHSEVIRFTVSKTELAITTCLSEQAVIELIASIGYQALPGDAATTEVAQASAVTSLPLPQSAPPLDADSSLSEAITSPELQESIPLLIQGMTCASCVSSVEKALLSVEGIDKAQVNLAEQSALVFTRSSRADLTEALLAAVKQSGYQAEVVLDAELTQQKQSEQMMQAQRKHKVSAFAGIALGAPLMLWGVLGGSMSIENTQDQIAWGIVGLVCLLLLATAGKSFFTNAWQALTHKRATMDTLVALGTGTAWLYSMLVVLFPSWFPQASRHVYFEASAMIVGLISLGHYIEAKAKARTTQSLQSLINLQPQTASLITNQGEQTIAVKQIQLGMKLRIKPGEKIPVDGLVISGESYLDESMLTGEPVPVFKQAQDNVSAGTLNNDGSLIIQATGIGADTMLARIIRMVRQAQSSKPAIAKLADQISSVFVPVVVAIALFSAAIWFFVGPEPKASYMLVVTTTVLIIACPCALGLATPLSVTVGVGKAAEMGILIRDADVLQSASKIDTVVFDKTGTLTQGAPKVQALYAFDYDQQHLRSLLLSAEQQSEHPLAKAIVADALHHKAPELEVNQFENMRGKGVSAVIAGDELLVVSLNHLQAQQFDLSVATEAIDECAQNAWTPVAAVLNQRLIGMIAISDPIKSDSKQAIQALKREGIHTVMLTGDNQSVANAIAQELGIDEVIAQVLPDEKASHIERLQLQGRKVAMVGDGINDAPALALADIGIAMGSGSDVAIESAQMTLLNSSPLAVLNAIELSKATVKNMKQNLFGAFIYNSLGIPVAAGVLYPVSGFLLSPVVAGAAMALSSITVVSNANRLRLFKTTTRS
- a CDS encoding beta-N-acetylhexosaminidase, which encodes MLKQTLIAASVIASLAGCSTLQSDEQRVVNSLADNLDIQYQVMTNHGANEGLACGDMGAEWASCNRVNMTLVNQGDAVNAKDWAIYFHSIRLILDVENDQFKISRVTGDLHKLEPTDKFDGFAAGEEVVLPLIGEYWTLFETDFMPGAFVTAPNAEPKMIASLNTEDVASFVAGLEGNNLKRTPDDNNVFASAVSRFEKNEDLAKQDVSTTLLPTPLFVEAGKGTVDIAAGIALPKDAFDAAQFAAIQERAEVVGVNVRGDVPVSITVVPADFTGELAKSGAYEMSIQGGGIAIKAFDQAGAFYAVQSIFGLIDSQNADSLPQLSIKDAPRFDYRGVMVDVARNFHSKDAILATLDQMAAYKMNKLHLHLTDDEGWRLEIPGLPELTEVGANRCFDIEEKSCLLPQLGSGSTSDNFGSGYFSKADYVEILKYAKARNIEVIPEIDMPAHARAAVVSMEARYDRLMAEGKEAQANEFRLMDPQDTSNVTTVQFYDKQSFINPCMESSTRFVDKVISEVAAMHLEAGAPLTTWHFGGDEAKNIKLGAGFQDVNAQDKVSWKGTIDLSKQDKPFAQSPQCQTLITDGTVSDFGHLPSHFAEQVSKIVAEKGISNFQAWQDGLKYSEGENAFATENTRVNFWDVLYWGGTSSVYEWSKKGYDVIVSNPDYVYMDMPYEVDPKERGYYWATRATDTRKMFGFAPENMPQNAETSLDRDGNGFTGKGEIEAKPFYGLSAQLWSETVRNDEQYEYMVFPRVLAAAERAWHRADWENDYKVGVEYSQNSNLVDKAALNLDYNRFANVLGQRELAKLEKSGIDYRLPVPGAKVEGGKLAMNVQFPGVTLQYSLDGKNWLTYADDARPTVEGEVFIRSVSATGEKASRVTSVK